A single Leptospira kirschneri serovar Cynopteri str. 3522 CT DNA region contains:
- a CDS encoding efflux RND transporter periplasmic adaptor subunit, whose translation MIQIIKRYKFILVLLAVLSTGYLGYKKFFPKKAEEKKQSTVDKNKFTVSEEILKRHPITLVSLKEISAIDEVALPGRISYDPESMARAGSTVEARIKKVLVREGDRVSQGSPLAILSSVMLGEVEASYVKARASLEALKLQADRAKELFDMKVTSAKDYEFANMQYKTAKTEVETTRIKLENYGLTPAEIAGIERGVYVSSNLVLRSPIHGEVTERKAVQGQQVTRNEDLFTIANLTNLMVLLEVYEKDLGMISEGAEAQIYPLGDEKSPGIRGEVAYVGSVLDSIKRTAKLRIMVSNRNGKLKPGQSVTAKVKGMVANSGSEPRRTVPLEAVHEIEGKSIVFLQNEDGSFEATEVITGDTVGDEVVIKSGIKDGAEVVSKGSFILKSEYLKL comes from the coding sequence ATGATCCAAATCATAAAAAGATATAAATTCATTCTGGTTCTTCTCGCGGTTTTAAGTACGGGATATTTAGGATATAAAAAATTTTTCCCGAAAAAAGCTGAAGAAAAGAAACAATCGACTGTAGATAAAAACAAATTCACCGTATCCGAAGAGATATTAAAAAGACATCCTATTACGTTAGTCTCTCTTAAGGAGATCTCTGCAATTGACGAAGTGGCTCTTCCTGGAAGGATTTCTTACGACCCGGAAAGTATGGCCAGAGCGGGTTCCACGGTAGAAGCCAGAATCAAAAAAGTTTTAGTGAGAGAAGGGGATCGAGTCAGTCAGGGTTCTCCACTTGCGATTCTTTCTTCGGTAATGCTCGGGGAAGTGGAAGCTTCTTACGTAAAAGCAAGGGCCAGTCTTGAGGCCTTAAAGTTGCAAGCTGATCGTGCAAAAGAACTTTTTGATATGAAAGTGACTTCCGCAAAAGATTACGAATTTGCAAATATGCAATATAAAACCGCTAAAACCGAGGTGGAAACGACTCGAATCAAATTAGAAAACTACGGATTGACTCCCGCGGAAATCGCTGGAATTGAAAGAGGGGTTTATGTTTCTTCTAATCTAGTTCTAAGAAGTCCTATTCATGGAGAAGTTACAGAAAGAAAGGCGGTTCAAGGACAACAAGTGACTAGAAACGAAGACCTATTTACCATCGCCAATTTAACCAATCTGATGGTTTTATTAGAAGTTTATGAAAAAGATCTAGGTATGATTTCTGAAGGAGCAGAAGCTCAGATTTATCCATTAGGAGATGAAAAGTCTCCCGGAATTCGGGGAGAAGTCGCGTATGTGGGAAGCGTTTTAGATAGTATCAAAAGAACCGCGAAACTTAGAATCATGGTTTCCAATCGAAACGGAAAACTAAAACCGGGTCAATCCGTAACCGCAAAAGTAAAAGGAATGGTGGCTAATTCTGGTTCTGAACCAAGAAGAACAGTTCCTCTGGAAGCAGTTCATGAAATCGAAGGAAAGTCTATTGTGTTTCTTCAGAACGAAGACGGAAGTTTTGAAGCTACTGAAGTAATTACAGGAGACACGGTGGGAGATGAAGTGGTCATCAAATCTGGTATCAAAGATGGAGCGGAGGTTGTTTCTAAAGGATCTTTCATTCTTAAAAGTGAATATTTAAAGCTTTGA
- a CDS encoding tetratricopeptide repeat protein — MIFIILVAIGIILIVASGSFLIQTKKDAFEKALALAAMGNYVDARVIIRDILDNSPSNVRAHYVIAKIYAMEGDTVNEARHLEKIKKIGNYEKGINQVAVSNRIADIYYQQDLFEEALFHYLDTIAIDPENPEANVRIGFMALGQKEFMIADRFLGKISNDKIKIPSLFIGKGVVSAILRKGNPVEFFAKAYDLDSASPVGGFLYALSLTRDGKYDEAIRIANSVADSIEDDYVRYTIFQFLMCCFILQKNLGEALKHARLCMEMARTNGWKQEMIDSDVYFSLLAIKLGKLEEASEYLIEAESERIDDQRILELANYKFQLETKKTDTAKNGNFSLDDEIARIFGELFPVERFYELSGLKSSKSFHIKGILDDQGNKVLSDVSKIGIGVLDHYRQLKGVDFKNLCVRIVMALNYTVSREVPNKEGDGLNLAGLNKADKETRSLFKFRKWKDAKISDIFLRDTIAQLSELSLDKAFIVGDAEFTEGAKRFLSENSSLLNVISGKDLEELLKKALRQEVK; from the coding sequence ATGATCTTCATCATTCTAGTCGCCATTGGAATCATTCTGATTGTTGCGTCTGGATCGTTTCTGATTCAGACCAAAAAAGACGCTTTTGAAAAGGCTCTGGCGCTTGCGGCGATGGGAAACTACGTAGACGCACGTGTGATCATTCGGGACATTTTAGATAATTCTCCTTCCAACGTAAGAGCTCATTACGTGATCGCAAAAATTTACGCGATGGAAGGGGATACGGTCAACGAAGCCCGCCATCTAGAAAAAATCAAAAAGATAGGAAACTACGAAAAAGGAATCAACCAGGTCGCCGTCTCTAACCGAATCGCGGATATTTACTATCAACAGGATTTATTTGAAGAAGCCCTATTTCACTATTTAGATACGATAGCGATCGATCCGGAAAATCCAGAAGCAAACGTTCGAATCGGATTTATGGCTTTGGGACAAAAAGAATTTATGATCGCGGATCGTTTCTTAGGTAAAATTTCGAATGATAAGATCAAAATTCCTTCTCTTTTTATCGGAAAAGGTGTGGTCTCTGCGATTCTTAGAAAAGGGAATCCGGTAGAATTTTTTGCAAAAGCCTACGACCTTGATTCTGCTTCTCCGGTTGGTGGTTTTTTATACGCTCTTAGTTTGACTCGGGACGGAAAATACGACGAGGCGATTCGGATCGCAAATTCCGTTGCGGATTCAATCGAAGACGACTACGTGCGTTATACGATTTTCCAGTTTTTAATGTGTTGTTTTATTCTTCAAAAGAATTTAGGAGAAGCTCTCAAACACGCAAGACTTTGTATGGAGATGGCGAGGACCAACGGTTGGAAACAAGAGATGATCGATTCCGACGTTTATTTTTCTCTTTTAGCGATAAAACTGGGAAAACTAGAAGAAGCCAGTGAATATCTCATTGAGGCTGAGTCGGAAAGAATAGACGACCAAAGAATTTTGGAACTGGCGAATTATAAATTTCAACTGGAGACTAAAAAAACCGACACAGCGAAGAACGGAAATTTTTCTTTGGACGATGAGATTGCTAGAATCTTTGGAGAACTTTTTCCAGTAGAACGTTTTTATGAACTTTCCGGACTTAAATCTTCTAAATCTTTTCATATCAAAGGAATTTTAGACGATCAAGGGAATAAGGTTCTTTCGGACGTTTCTAAAATTGGAATCGGGGTACTGGATCATTATCGCCAATTGAAAGGTGTGGATTTCAAAAATCTTTGTGTTCGAATTGTAATGGCTTTGAATTATACGGTCAGTAGAGAAGTTCCTAATAAGGAAGGTGATGGTCTCAATCTTGCCGGTTTGAACAAGGCGGATAAGGAAACTCGTTCTTTATTTAAATTTCGTAAATGGAAGGACGCGAAGATTTCGGATATATTTTTAAGAGATACGATTGCTCAGTTGAGCGAATTGAGTTTGGATAAGGCGTTTATCGTTGGAGACGCTGAGTTTACGGAAGGAGCTAAACGATTTCTTTCTGAAAATTCTTCTTTGTTGAATGTAATCAGCGGTAAGGATTTAGAAGAACTTCTGAAAAAGGCTCTTCGACAAGAAGTAAAGTGA
- the lexA gene encoding transcriptional repressor LexA, translated as MKDLTDKQQAVLAFITAIIKERGFPPTIREIGDEFGITAKGAYDHLKAIEKKGYLKTAKNQSRAIELIRQSPMESLPVQATSIPVIGQVAAGLPIFAEENIESYIPIPDEMAKGNVPMYALRVQGDSMIEAGINNGDIAIIEKRDIARNGEIVVALIEDEATLKVYYKEQDQIRLEARNPKYKPIKTKKATIMGKLIGLYRIY; from the coding sequence ATGAAGGACCTGACAGACAAACAACAGGCTGTTCTTGCATTTATCACAGCAATCATCAAAGAGCGCGGTTTTCCGCCTACGATTCGAGAAATCGGAGACGAGTTTGGAATTACGGCAAAGGGCGCCTACGATCATCTCAAAGCAATTGAGAAAAAGGGGTATCTCAAGACCGCAAAGAACCAATCCAGGGCTATCGAACTCATTCGTCAAAGTCCTATGGAATCGCTTCCCGTTCAGGCCACAAGTATTCCTGTCATCGGCCAAGTAGCGGCTGGGCTTCCTATTTTTGCGGAAGAAAATATAGAATCCTATATTCCGATTCCAGACGAGATGGCTAAAGGAAATGTTCCTATGTATGCGCTTCGTGTTCAGGGAGATTCCATGATTGAAGCAGGAATCAATAATGGAGACATCGCAATCATAGAAAAGAGAGACATCGCTCGAAATGGAGAGATTGTAGTTGCACTGATCGAAGACGAGGCTACTTTGAAAGTATATTATAAAGAACAAGATCAGATTCGTTTAGAAGCTAGAAATCCGAAATACAAACCGATTAAAACTAAGAAAGCGACCATCATGGGAAA
- a CDS encoding TolC family protein: protein MVSSQNVLVVLAFGIFLGLNPFSQIDSEVIPLEFPFTTEEERKKNGLGAETTTDPNKSPNLQEIQTQTQDSANSVSFAGKIVDWDVEKLTEYAVANNPLYLAEKQNMGIERGRVITASLYRNPVIQYQQQFIGMPGGGSSGPQILGANGSQGGNTEVAPALYQDLDVYGIISLRSKVAKKSFEAVLGEFDNFDRLFRLRLRQNYWAYLFLTNLVDYNKEFYENYSDLLELTKFRVEKGDISPLEYERLELERIQVEKFYRDALVRRQFVEKELRILSGIRESEGVFAFKTEMKFKSLEDLGLKLKDSSVASVNRPDIAALEERVKEKKLNIDLQRREALGYLQVGGEWRIKGNEHYAGVFATIPLPLNDRGQGKVFSAKEEHRKFELALEAKKREVNEEIEASKKELLAREDLLAKYERINLLQKNKQLEQKSRIAYVRGASDQVTFLQAEKNYLTVLRDYYEVLYLYYNAVEIYKAAVGKKMERD, encoded by the coding sequence ATGGTATCTTCACAGAATGTTTTAGTGGTTTTGGCTTTTGGTATTTTTCTCGGACTGAACCCGTTTTCTCAAATTGACTCGGAGGTGATCCCTCTTGAATTTCCGTTTACTACGGAAGAAGAAAGAAAAAAAAACGGATTGGGGGCCGAAACAACTACAGACCCCAATAAGTCTCCCAATTTACAGGAAATACAAACCCAGACACAAGACTCTGCTAATTCGGTTTCTTTTGCCGGAAAGATAGTAGACTGGGACGTAGAAAAATTAACCGAATACGCGGTCGCAAATAACCCTCTTTATCTCGCAGAAAAACAAAATATGGGAATTGAAAGAGGAAGGGTAATCACTGCTTCTCTTTATCGAAATCCTGTCATACAATATCAACAACAGTTTATAGGAATGCCCGGAGGAGGATCTTCTGGACCACAGATTTTAGGGGCCAATGGATCTCAAGGGGGGAATACAGAAGTTGCCCCCGCGCTTTATCAGGATTTGGACGTATACGGAATCATTTCGCTTAGATCTAAGGTAGCCAAAAAATCTTTCGAAGCGGTTTTAGGAGAATTCGATAACTTTGATAGACTTTTTAGACTTAGACTCAGACAAAACTACTGGGCTTATTTATTTCTTACTAATTTAGTAGATTATAATAAAGAATTTTACGAAAATTACAGTGATCTTTTGGAACTGACTAAGTTTCGAGTCGAAAAGGGGGACATTTCTCCTCTTGAATATGAAAGACTTGAATTGGAAAGAATTCAGGTGGAGAAATTTTATCGAGACGCGCTCGTTCGAAGACAATTTGTGGAAAAAGAACTCAGAATCCTTTCTGGAATTCGTGAATCGGAAGGAGTTTTCGCGTTTAAAACGGAAATGAAATTCAAATCTTTGGAAGACCTAGGACTTAAATTGAAGGATTCTTCGGTTGCGTCCGTAAACCGTCCTGACATAGCTGCACTTGAAGAAAGGGTAAAAGAGAAAAAACTAAATATAGATCTTCAAAGAAGAGAGGCCCTAGGTTATCTGCAGGTAGGAGGAGAATGGAGAATCAAAGGTAATGAACACTACGCAGGAGTTTTTGCTACGATCCCGCTTCCCTTAAACGATAGAGGACAAGGAAAGGTTTTTTCCGCAAAAGAAGAACATAGAAAATTTGAACTTGCACTCGAAGCAAAAAAAAGGGAAGTGAACGAAGAAATCGAGGCATCTAAAAAGGAATTACTCGCAAGGGAAGATCTTCTCGCAAAGTACGAAAGAATCAATCTATTACAAAAAAATAAACAACTGGAACAAAAATCTAGGATCGCTTACGTAAGAGGAGCATCCGATCAGGTGACCTTCTTACAGGCCGAAAAAAATTATCTTACCGTATTAAGAGATTATTATGAAGTGTTGTATCTATACTACAACGCGGTTGAGATTTATAAAGCTGCAGTCGGAAAAAAAATGGAGAGGGACTAA